The following DNA comes from Brassica oleracea var. oleracea cultivar TO1000 chromosome C5, BOL, whole genome shotgun sequence.
ATTCTCTATCCAAATATTTAAACCAACCCAATTTATAGGTTAAGTTAGGTACTCTGACATATGTTATTCAAATTTATATGTAATATATTCTATTTTTTATAGATTTTTTAAAAATTAAAGAATATAATAAATTTAAATTTTTTTAAATAATTTAAATTGGTTATCCAAATCCGAACCGAATCCTCAAAGATCTGAACCGAACACGAAATCCCAAACAGGCCCGAAAATGAACCCGAACGCCCACCCATAATCACTATTATATATCTTATATGTTTCATCATAGGTTACAATAATATGTGTTATCATATTATTAATCGTATTTTATACGTACCATTAAATAAGTAATCTTATAATTAATAATATTTTATATGTACAATCATATAAATAATCACATATATTATATTTTTAAATTTCAATGTGAAATATAAAAAGCATAATTTAATTTGGTGTTTGAAATTGAGCTTTGTATTGTATTTTTATTATATATATTGAAAACATTTTTATAATGTTTATTGGAAATATGTTAGTAAAAATTAATTTTTTGAATATATTTATATTTTTGAATGCATTTTGATATAAATCAATTTTAAATTATTATTTTGATTTGAATATGTATATCAAGTAACATAAGCCCATTACTTTTTAATATAATGTAATGAATTTCCAATTTTTTTAATAGCATAAGCCCATTACTTTTTTCCTAACTTACTACTATACATGTTTCCAAACTGCACTATATTTTTTTTAACTACTATCTATGTTGCCAAACAAAAGCTTAAAGTATTTTTACTTTAATAAGATAGATAAAACATCTTTTCAATTGTTTAGATCTATTTCTCCTTTTTAAACTCTATGTGGTTTGTGGAAGCCCTCTTGATTCAGTGGTTTGACAATGGTTCATTAATGATTCAAAGCCAGAAGATTTGGGTTTCAATTCTCGGAGAAGGCGGAATTATGCGAATTAAATGAGAAAAAGCTTACAAGAGATCTACAACATAGCACAAGGAATACCGTCAAACGTGGATCCGATAGGGCGGCCCAGGTGATGCAGTCAGGCGTGAATTTTCATATGGCAGGTAGAATTGTCGGCTGTAGAATCGTCTGTAATATTTCTCATAGTTGTAATAGCATAATTATCCAGCGTTAAAAAAAAACTCAATGTGGTGGTTGTTATTCCAATAAGTAATGCAAATCATTTTCAGAACAAAAGACTTATCTCAAGTGGATTTGTAAAGTCAATAATCATGCATCCTTACATAGAACGTGCAAACTTATCAAAACTTGCAGTGCGTATAAGACCGTTTAGGTTACAGACAAATGTTTACTTTCCAATGGCACCTATAAACAAAATGCAGAGCTCGCAACACATTTTGCCCCGACCTCTATGTTGTACAAAGCAAGCTTATGAGTAACAAACTGATGATAATTAATACATTTTGCCCCAAAACATTCCGTCTCTTAAGGAAATTCTTCGGTTGGTTGCAGCACCACCGGCACCGGTTGACATTCCAGGAGCCTTTTAAACCACCAAGGGGTTTTGATGGACTCGGTTTTGGCCCGTAAAGTGCCTCATGTTCTGCTATGAGCTGTTCTTGGAGCTTCATCAGATCTTTTAACATGCAGAAACCAGTATCATGAGAAGATTATATTGGCCAAAAAATTCTGATGGAAAGAAGATAAGTACATACCCGTTGGATTCGGTGTTCTCTCTCTTTTACTGCATGAGTAAGTTATACTGCTCAAGCATGGGAAGTAGACGGATCTACACATAGAAAAATAGTGCTTATTGTGGCTGCTCTATGGCTTCTCGAATTGCAGCCTTAGTCCCCAAATGTAACATTAATTTAAGTTAATAACACTCCAAACTAATCATCTATACTAATAAGTAATTAATGATCATTGACCTGGTTTTTGATATCCATCTTGTCAAACTTATGAACGCAAAATATTCCATTATCAAGCATTAAAGCACCAGCCTGTTAAAGAGTAAGATGGCATTAGTCATAGCTAAAACATAGAAAAAACACTATTGCGAGGAACAGTTCATCAATTCAAAAATTACAATGCAAAACTCACCAGCTTCAGGTTCTTTACCCACAGTTGCAGTCAACCCAGCTCCAGAAGAGAACTTCCTAGATGTATACACAGATGTTGGCACTACGCCTGCTGTGTAGATGCATCAACAAAGCGACACTGAGGGGCTTTTAACAAAATATAGAACAACAGCGATTAATATCCGATGAGAACCAGTACCTTAGGAATGAGGATTTAGCACAGACAATTAAGTCTCCTCTAAGATTGATGTCTTCATGAATGGTCTCATGCACATTTGCAAGGAACAGTATAAGTTCATGACATCAATGGTAAAAAATCATGTTTGTACTATCTATTCAGGGTAAGTTCTTTCAGTGGGGTTGATTGAGCTTCCTATAAGTATTACCGACACAACTTAAAACAACAACAATTTTTTTTGTTTCAGAGATCAGACAATGAAGCACAATCAACACTCACCAGAAATATAAAGGCATGCCTCAGGCAAAATAGGAGGGCCATAATCAATTGGCTTTCTTGAGCCGTTAAAAATGTGCCCAAACATCTCTTGAGATACATGTGTTTTCAGTACCTGAAATCGTACAATGAACAAAAAAGGTTTAAAAAATCATTATAAGCAATCATTGGTTCCGAGAAACGCTTAAAAGAAGAGACTGTCATAGTAAATACCTCAGTGTATTGAACGGTGCCAATTTCAGATGTTCTTTCAAAAACCTGAAACCAAAGAAAATTAGTTATTGAGAACATCGAACCTGTATAGCCAAGTGCATTGGCGTAGTGTCGAATTCAATCTAGAATACCTGGACAACAGCTTTCTCGCCATCAACCTCCCTGGCCTGACCACGTCTCATAGATCCATCACCTAAGCGAATATTAACATTCTCCTGGTACTTTGGACCCTACAGGTAGAGCTGTCAAATGGTTCGTCCATCGCACAATTGAGTTTGCCCAGTTGGACCATGGGCAGTAATGGGTGATCTATAATGGACAATAATCCAAACAAATGCCCAAGACCAATAGAGACCATGTCTAAATGGGCATGCCCATGGATACCCAATAGTATTTATAACTATTAATTTATAATTTATAATTTAAACTTTAAAAATTACACTTTCTCTCAAAAATTACAAAACTACTTTTTCAAAAAAACTACTTTTTTCTCCGAGACCGAAAAATCACGATTTTTCGCCAAAACCGAAAAACTATGTTTTCCCGCCAAAACCGAGAAATCACCTTTTCCCACCAAAATCGTGAAATTATATTTTTTTTGCAAAACCGAAAAATCATGTTTTCCCGTCAAAATAAAAAAAAATTATGTTTTCCCGCCAAAACCGATCAATGATATTTTCCGCAAAAACCGGAAATCATGTTTTTCGCCAAAACCGTGAAATCACGTTTTCCGGCAAAAAAACAAAAAAATCACGTTATTCCGCCGAAACCGAGATATCACGTTTTCCCGCCAAAATCGATAATTTATAATTTCTGCAAAAACCGGAAAACCATGTTTTTTTGCCGAAACCGTGAAATCATGTTTTCCCCCAAAACTGAGAAATTATACTTTCAGCAAAAACCAGAAAAATCATGTTTTTCGCCAAAACAGTGAAATCATGTTTTCTTGTAAAGTTAAAAAAATTACGTTTTGCCGAAACAAAATCGGAAATTACGTTTTTTAGCCAAAACTGAGAAATTATAACATTCTCCTGGTACTTTGGACCCTGCAGGCTGCAGGTACATATAAACATTTATATAGCAAAGATATAATAATCCAATATATCAATGGAAAAGATATAATTTGATATAATTAGATAGATTTCCTTCTCTTTGGAAACCGTACTCGGTTTTTGATCAAATCATTGAAAGTATTGATGATATTAGGAGTTGTGAGAAATTGAAGCAGTAGAAAGTGAATACACACAAAAGAGAAAAAAAGAACTAACCCCATCAAATTGACACAAAGCTGAATATTTAGCTCGATCGAGAGCTCCAACATCGGACCACCATATGTGTTGTCTCTGATTGCCTTGTAAGTTAACTGATACGGCCGAAGAGTGCCACCTTCACCGCAATTGAAGAAGTCACACCTCCCATCTCTATCTTAGTAAACTCCACTCTCTCTTTCTCTCTCTCTATGTTTCTATCTCTTACTATGGTCTGTATATGTGATTCGTGCTGGTAGGTGGTGACGTTTCAGAGAAGAATACAAAACTGGCGATGATTATCGTGAGTTAAATATCAAGTAATGGGATGGCTGAATTGAAGGATCTTACTTAATTGAATGGAGAGGAGAGGCGTTACGAAGGTGGTATCCCAGAGGTTGTGGAAGCGAGAGTTTCCTAGCCGAGGAAAAAAGATGGAAGTTCATATGGACTTTTGGTGGGCCAAGATAGGTTAGTTCTGGGGTACATAAATTAAACAGGTAAACTTCTGAAAATGCTAAACTCTGTTTGAAAAGAAAGAACCGTGTTATCGTCAGAATGAGAAAGTGCATTGTGGCAAAAAAATGACATGATGTGTGTGTGGGGGCTGTAGAGATAGACAACTCTCCTTTATTATTATACTAGGGGTTCAGACGTTGTTTTCTTTTTTGAATCCAATTAGTTTTATTTTTCATTTGTTAGTTGTTAGTCCAATCAACATAGAATTATTAGTTCTTGACAATTAAGAATTGAGAGTCATGACCTAATAATGGATTTTCTGAGTGCATGTTAGGAGATCTCAGGCCTGGAGTTCTTAACTTTCGAAGGTATGTGAATGCATTTTTGACTCCTGCTGAATGAAAATGTTAAAAGTTTTGGCAGGCGATGCATTTTATTGGTTTAAGGTTCGTATGTATAGGGGATTTGTTTTTCTTTTCTTTTTTGAAGTTTATTGGTTTATCCTAAACGGAAAATTGATAGTGAGAGTTAGCACACGAGGGAGTATTAATGGATTTCAAAAGTAGCAAACAACAAATTAACTTTTTAAAAATATTCATGATAGAAGAAATGTAAATTCAGATTTGTCTTTAAAAAGTAAAGTAAACAATGACATTTGTTTTATAAAAGGAAACAGGAAACAAAGCATCTTCCTCAAAATCACCATCACCATAATGCAATTTGCAATGACTCTTTGCTTCCATATGCTTTCTTACAGCTTCTAAGATGCTGAATGCATGGCACAGCTCACTGCAGTAGAGACAAGGTAAGTGAGAAGCCCTTCTGGATTAGATACTCAACATCTGGAACAAAGAAACCATGGTGCTTATGCATGTGAACCATACAGGTCTCCATAGTCTTATGTTTCTTGTCACACATCAAACAACAGGTTGGATATAGCTCATAAAGGGAAAATACAATTCGATCTGGTGTATGTAGGTTTGAAGTTAAAAGATTTATAAAACACATGTGAGAGAGAGATGAAGCTTACGGTTAAAAAATTTGACCAAGTACCAATTCTAAGTAGGGATTTTGTTTCAATCTCATAGAAATAAACTTATTCTAAGTTGATAGTATAATTTGAAAATATGAAACAAATGATGAAAGTATAACTTAAGAGTAATTCATGCTTTCGGTTGTTGTGTATTTAAGGATCTATTTCTTTCTGATAAACACGAAACATAAATATTCATTTTGCTTTAAGCCATTTTCTTCCGAAGTTGCTCAATGAGTACTTCTTGCTCTTCCTGGATATATATTAGTACACCAAACTAATGGATGCCTATAGCCTCCTATGAATTGTTCCTAACACTTCTAACCACTGGTCATCATCTCCTGATCTTTCTCTTGTATCTTCTTGCTCATGTCTTTCTCTACGGCCGTGATCAAAGATGTGATATCTCTATTCTCTCATACCTTTCGCCCATTGGATCGCCTGTTCCAAAGAAAGTGCAATCTCAAGAACATGGAATACATTATATAAAAGAAATAACATGAGCTTTGCAAATAGAATTAGTACCCAAAATTTGATGCTGATTAAGATCTTCTTCTTTATATTTAGCTCTTTATAGTTAGCAATATTCCAAGCAAAAAAAAACAAAACAAAGAAACTTACTGGTTCCGAGCAAGTGAAGCTTAAATGTGTTTGTTTGGTACTAAATAGGGAACAATATTCCTTACTAATGGCAAATGAGGTAATATTTTCAAAGAAATTTTCAGACTTTCACCAGTTTTGGAAGATGTTGGTGAGTATTTGTGGAGAATCAGAATCGTTGGTTGGTACTGGACTGGGGATGACGTTTGCTATAAATTGCATATTCACTTAGTTCTCACTATCAGTTGAATACATGGTATGAATGAAAATATGAATATATCACCATGCTATACTATACAGTAGAACAAACTTGTCTCTATATAATAGAGTGTAAATAATATAGGGAGGGATTAAAATCACCTCTGTTTGGAGTGCATGAATATTTTTGAGATCTCAATGGGGAGTTTGAAGCTGTCTTCATAAAATTGGAACTATTGCAGAGCCTGCAATATTGACCAAAACATAAATTGCATATGTTCTTTCATGGGGAATTACTGCAAAAATATGAGAAGAATGGTAGGTAAGTTTTAACCTCGTGATGTGAAGCCGTAGTATGTAGGGTGTAGTCCATTAATCAAACTTGTATATCCGGTGATCAGATAAAGTTTGAGCTATTCTTGTCTATTGTTGTGTAAGAATTTGTGGTGGGGGAGTTAGACATGAGTCAGAACTGAGAGACAACATGAGTTCATACATTGTCGATGGAGAGTCAGAGCAAACTAAAGAGGCTTTGGTAGATTTTTTTGTCATTTTCAGACGACATGATTTCTCTTAATAGAGGCGAAAGAATGGCTTATCTTGCAACCCTTGCTCTTCTGATACTTCTCTTCAGTTTGGATTATGTTTTTACCTTCAAGAAGAAGAAGAACACCTCTGTTTTCTGGGGTATCAAGTTTCAAGTCACAAAAGAAGTGATATATTAGAAACTCCACAACAATAACCAACAGTGATAGTATATGAACTCAACAGTCTCATTAAAATCAAAGCTCGATTATATTTTTCACATTCATACGAAACTCAGAAATTTAGAATCCTCAAACCCTCACCGAATATATCTATATCATACCCTCAGAATAATTAAAAACAGCTCATCAAACTAACCTTCTGAAGCATTTTCAACTACACATCTACCAGTCAGCTCCAATGAAGGTATCATAAAACTGGTTAGAAATAATGAGGGAAGATACATAATAGAGAGAGGGAGATAAATAGATGAAACCTGATTGATTAGGGGCGGTTAGTCAAATGTTTGGTATGAAACATTAGGCCTTTTTGTCAACCAACTGTATCTTAGAGAAGTAATCTAAGAAGCATAATGAAGGAGAAAAAAATCCATGATTGAACTGCATGAGATTTGGCGTATACATGGTCTAAGAAGCATATGATGTATGTTACACTCACAGCTTGAACGAATTCTTCTTCTTATCTTTATTTGCTGGTGAGCCAAACCCAAAATCCATTGGATCATCATCTGTTGAAGTATCCTTTTCCATGTCCTTGTCTGCAGGTAAAAATGGAATTTTACATATTATTAAAAAATCATCCCCTTTTACAATGGGAATAACTTCGCAAGACTTCAGTCTATGTCAATAAAATCCACAGCTGGTCAAAAATTGAGGAATAGAACAATGAGGATGATAATGAAGACTCGAAGATAGCAAGCATAATAATTGTAAAAACAAAAAAAAAATTGGAATCAATAACCGGCTCTCAAACACTTGAGCCTTACTGAGCATTAGATCTTTTTTCCTCTGCTTTTGAAGAACTTTTTTAGCAGGTGGATACATTGCAAAAGCTGTTCAGTATTACTCTCGACAATTTACTTCAAATAAAATAACCCACTCACGGAAATACCTACCTCTCATGTTATGATCAACAACACACGTGCGACCGCAATCATCTCTGTCCGCTACTTCATTGCTGCAAGCTAGCTTCATCACCAATACTACTTCCTCCAGCGTCCTCTCTACCCAAATTCCTTCCATCTCCAGCCAATCCTCTGCATCCGGGTTAGTCTCCATCGTAGTTAAAAATTCCTCTCAGATTATTCGGGATCGTAAAAACCGAATTCCTTAACCACCTTTTATAGCTTTTCTAAAAACATTTCTATCTCTAAATCGATTACAAACTTAAAAGAGGAGAATATATAATTAATTAATGGAAGAAGTGGGTGATGCCTTTGATTTATAACGGATGACGTTAGGCGAGAAAAATCAAAACGAAAGGGTTGGATACGCACAAGCCGATAACAAAGAGTTTTCTTATGTTGCCACGTGTCAGTAAAACCCTTATGCAAACTGCTCAAGTGGAAGCTCTGAGGAGAGAGTATAATCCAACTTTATTATTATAGATAGATAATTCATACACTAAAGCATTAAAGGTAAGACGTGGATCCAGGGGTAGCTATGAGTAACAAAGTTGATACTAATTAATCAGACATGCAATTAATAGTCTGAGTCAATAATCATGGGTGGTTTGGGTCTTATTTAAATTATACATATGAAATAGGGACTATGAATATAAAAATAGGGCTGGGAAAAAATCCGGATCCAAACAACCAAATCAAATCTGGATCCGAATAACCGAAATATTTCGGGTACCCGAATGTATCCGAAATAGATTTATAATTCTATATACTAATTATTTTTTAAGATTTTATGTATATTCAAAAACATCACAAAAATAAAATCTCCTATCAAACCCACCCAATTAATTTAATAATTAACAGTTCCAAATACCCATGGTTGGTCCTAATTCAAATACTTATT
Coding sequences within:
- the LOC106294249 gene encoding V-type proton ATPase subunit B 2-like, with amino-acid sequence MRRGQAREVDGEKAVVQVFERTSEIGTVQYTEVLKTHVSQEMFGHIFNGSRKPIDYGPPILPEACLYISGVVPTSVYTSRKFSSGAGLTATVGKEPEAGWCFNA